The proteins below come from a single Rosa rugosa chromosome 2, drRosRugo1.1, whole genome shotgun sequence genomic window:
- the LOC133732256 gene encoding putative nuclear RNA export factor SDE5 isoform X1 — protein sequence MQASTLPDAGHDKEQKDLTYLLDVFSSSCSLEDIASAYVKARHNVEMAGEILCASHLCSSDGASSSKPIFEGASETFSDGLSPQVQCTSEVPAAQSSDSILQKTSNGVGNNRASKSKRPPLSVGTVSGVIGKDYSRQKTSTNESAEMQKPLKLESEEMPFSDLSSEEVQSSMTANNSKMHADIEEFLFEMLGDGFKLNMNVIKEVLSFCGYDREKSMEKLLFMSASTLENSDDLVSLESSKSTEKCSDQHSAHSNGSRNARNPIEGGSTDSALEKELFEALICVPERSEEAPKVNLPSRGLKRNGYRGFHGNLVIEPFRDTIIENKIATLVRREVTRAESEDVENSYEVLRNSVKEYWITMKEYYKTALDAFSEGDQVRADKFFEKGHFFCRKAREADDKSTEKLLQTRDDGDSVSLDLHDHEPKEAIRTLRFQLTYLSGMPAFKYLRIIVGSNDEDTTRGARRRLIIKQLEKESIKWTEEENGQIILIRLDVIDPRRLSFSKKSNERIQSSPSFGL from the exons ATGCAAGCATCTACCTTACCTGATGCAGGCCATGATAAAGAGCAAAAGGACTTGACATATTTGCTTGATGTGTTTAGCTCTAGTTGTTCTCTTGAGGACATTGCCTCTGCTTATGTCAAGGCTAGGCACAATGTAGAAATGGCTGGTGAAATTCTTTGCGCATCACATTTATGTTCCTCAGATGGTGCTAGTTCATCAAAGCCTATATTTGAGGGTGCAAGTGAGACATTTTCAGATGGCCTGTCACCTCAAGTGCAGTGTACAAGCGAAGTTCCTGCAGCACAGTCATCTGACAGCATTCTTCAAAAGACCTCTAATGGAGTTGGCAATAACAGAGCATCAAAGTCAAAAAGACCTCCTCTATCAGTGGGTACCGTTTCTGGTGTGATAGGAAAAGACTACAGTAGGCAGAAGACATCAACAAATGAATCTGCTGAAATGCAGAAaccattaaaattagaatcggAAGAAATGCCTTTCTCTGATTTATCAAGTGAAGAAGTCCAATCAAGCATGACAGCTAACAACAGTAAGATGCACGCCGATATTGAAGAATTTCTGTTTGAAATGCTTGGAGATGGCTTTAAACTTAATATGAATGTGATCAAAGAAGTTCTCA GCTTTTGTGGATATGATAGGGAAAAG AGCATGGAGAAACTTCTTTTTATGTCAGCATCAACCTTGGAAAATTCTGATGATCTTGTTAGTTTAGAAAGTTCAAAG TCTACAGAGAAGTGTTCAGATCAACATTCTGCTCATAG TAATGGATCTAGAAATGCAAGAAATCCAATAGAAGGTGGGTCTACTGACTCTGCTCTTGAGAAAGAGTTATTTGAAGCATTGATTTGTGTTCCTGAAAGATCGGAAGAAGCACCTAAAGTAAATCTCCCATCAAGGGGACTGAAGAGAAATGGATATAGGGGATTTCATGGTAATTTGGTGATTGAACCTTTTAGAGACACAATTATAGAAAACAAAATTGCGACATTGGTACGACGAGAAGTCACCAGGGCAG AATCTGAGGATGTTGAGAATAGCTATGAGGTTCTACGTAATTCTGTGAAGGAATATTGGATTACAATGAAGGAGTATTACAAAACT GCTTTAGATGCATTTTCTGAGGGTGATCAAGTACGTGCAGATAAATTTTTTGAGAAG GGCCATTTCTTTTGCAGAAAGGCACGGGAAGCAGATGACAAATCCACTGAAAAACTTCTTCAGACTAG AGATGATGGTGATTCTGTGTCTCTTGACTTGCATGATCATGAACCCAAGGAAGCTATACGTACTCTAAGGTTTCAATTAACCTATCTCTCTGGCATGCCAG CTTTCAAGTACCTTAGGATCATAGTGGGAAGCAATGATGAAGACACCACTCGAGGAGCGCGGAGAAGACTG ATTATAAAGCAACTGGAGAAGGAATCGATCAAATGGACTGAGGAGGAGAATGGGCAGATAATATTGATCCGACTCGATGTGATTGACCCGAGACGCTTGAGCTTCTCAAAAAAATCGAATGAAAGAATCCAGAGCTCACCTTCATTTGGGCTGTGA
- the LOC133732256 gene encoding putative nuclear RNA export factor SDE5 isoform X2 — MAGEILCASHLCSSDGASSSKPIFEGASETFSDGLSPQVQCTSEVPAAQSSDSILQKTSNGVGNNRASKSKRPPLSVGTVSGVIGKDYSRQKTSTNESAEMQKPLKLESEEMPFSDLSSEEVQSSMTANNSKMHADIEEFLFEMLGDGFKLNMNVIKEVLSFCGYDREKSMEKLLFMSASTLENSDDLVSLESSKSTEKCSDQHSAHSNGSRNARNPIEGGSTDSALEKELFEALICVPERSEEAPKVNLPSRGLKRNGYRGFHGNLVIEPFRDTIIENKIATLVRREVTRAESEDVENSYEVLRNSVKEYWITMKEYYKTALDAFSEGDQVRADKFFEKGHFFCRKAREADDKSTEKLLQTRDDGDSVSLDLHDHEPKEAIRTLRFQLTYLSGMPAFKYLRIIVGSNDEDTTRGARRRLIIKQLEKESIKWTEEENGQIILIRLDVIDPRRLSFSKKSNERIQSSPSFGL, encoded by the exons ATGGCTGGTGAAATTCTTTGCGCATCACATTTATGTTCCTCAGATGGTGCTAGTTCATCAAAGCCTATATTTGAGGGTGCAAGTGAGACATTTTCAGATGGCCTGTCACCTCAAGTGCAGTGTACAAGCGAAGTTCCTGCAGCACAGTCATCTGACAGCATTCTTCAAAAGACCTCTAATGGAGTTGGCAATAACAGAGCATCAAAGTCAAAAAGACCTCCTCTATCAGTGGGTACCGTTTCTGGTGTGATAGGAAAAGACTACAGTAGGCAGAAGACATCAACAAATGAATCTGCTGAAATGCAGAAaccattaaaattagaatcggAAGAAATGCCTTTCTCTGATTTATCAAGTGAAGAAGTCCAATCAAGCATGACAGCTAACAACAGTAAGATGCACGCCGATATTGAAGAATTTCTGTTTGAAATGCTTGGAGATGGCTTTAAACTTAATATGAATGTGATCAAAGAAGTTCTCA GCTTTTGTGGATATGATAGGGAAAAG AGCATGGAGAAACTTCTTTTTATGTCAGCATCAACCTTGGAAAATTCTGATGATCTTGTTAGTTTAGAAAGTTCAAAG TCTACAGAGAAGTGTTCAGATCAACATTCTGCTCATAG TAATGGATCTAGAAATGCAAGAAATCCAATAGAAGGTGGGTCTACTGACTCTGCTCTTGAGAAAGAGTTATTTGAAGCATTGATTTGTGTTCCTGAAAGATCGGAAGAAGCACCTAAAGTAAATCTCCCATCAAGGGGACTGAAGAGAAATGGATATAGGGGATTTCATGGTAATTTGGTGATTGAACCTTTTAGAGACACAATTATAGAAAACAAAATTGCGACATTGGTACGACGAGAAGTCACCAGGGCAG AATCTGAGGATGTTGAGAATAGCTATGAGGTTCTACGTAATTCTGTGAAGGAATATTGGATTACAATGAAGGAGTATTACAAAACT GCTTTAGATGCATTTTCTGAGGGTGATCAAGTACGTGCAGATAAATTTTTTGAGAAG GGCCATTTCTTTTGCAGAAAGGCACGGGAAGCAGATGACAAATCCACTGAAAAACTTCTTCAGACTAG AGATGATGGTGATTCTGTGTCTCTTGACTTGCATGATCATGAACCCAAGGAAGCTATACGTACTCTAAGGTTTCAATTAACCTATCTCTCTGGCATGCCAG CTTTCAAGTACCTTAGGATCATAGTGGGAAGCAATGATGAAGACACCACTCGAGGAGCGCGGAGAAGACTG ATTATAAAGCAACTGGAGAAGGAATCGATCAAATGGACTGAGGAGGAGAATGGGCAGATAATATTGATCCGACTCGATGTGATTGACCCGAGACGCTTGAGCTTCTCAAAAAAATCGAATGAAAGAATCCAGAGCTCACCTTCATTTGGGCTGTGA
- the LOC133727915 gene encoding choline transporter protein 1: MRGPLGAVIGRYPSSDGSDQMSSIIRHNRKCKDLVFLVIFIAFWVAMIVNSSFGFNQGNPLRLTYGLDYKGNVCGDKHAKPGLRELELKYWLNPNQVYLSGLKDNQFELADARSICLLDCPAPSEDTLNWVCDYPEGEIRLTMNDWIDRNYDYFEFLTPEMRNASLQLRGPCYPVIFPSVNVYWSCQFIARPSNSSLKHWQQMGGVNINEDIIIDKSIHSSINSRSAVLKRYMADIGKSWRVLLVCGGIVPLALSLIWLLLIRHFVAAMPWITVALFNILIISVTMFYYLKAGWIGNDAISPIIGEHDPYIRIIGRELHHLRAVAVLMTFIMVVSVLTSIAIVRRILMATSVLKVAAKVIGEAQALIIFPIIPYTILGVFYMIWFSAAFHLFSSGQVVQNSCNSNCCAYDLASKQVNCDHCCGYSIHYTPHIGIAILFHLFGCYWATQFFKAASSTVIAGSVASYYWARGETSGEIPFLPVFSSMKRLMRYSLGSVALGSLIVSFVESIRFMLESIRRRLKVSGTTPNNWFGKAAFSTARFCLSCIEWTIKSVNRNAYIMIAITGKSFCKSSAVATDLIISNILRIGRVNVIGDVILFLGKLCVSLSTALFAFLMLDTHRYKSAHNKISSPLFPVLVCWALGYVVATLFFAVVEMSIDTIILSFCQDSEEHQGTAQYAPPLLIETLNDENEMQRLTQGSNDIP; encoded by the exons ATGAGGGGTCCTTTGGGGGCAGTGATAGGGAGGTACCCATCAAGTGATGGGAGTGACCAAATGAGCTCAATCATCAGGCACAACAGGAAATGCAAGGACCTTGTGTTCCTGGTCATCTTTATAGCCTTCTGGGTTGCTATGATTGTCAACTCAAGCTTTGGATTCAATCAAGGAAACCCATTAAG GCTCACTTATGGACTGGACTACAAAGGAAATGTTTGTGGCGACAAGCATGCAAAACCTGGTCTTCGGGAACTCGAACTCAAATATTGGTTAAATCCAAACCAGGTTTACCTGAGTGGTCTAAAAGACAATCAGTTCGAGTTGGCCGATGCCCGGAGTATATGCCTATTGGATTGCCCTGCCCCTTCTGAAGATACACTGAATTGGGTGTGTGATTACCCAGAAGGAGAGATCCGTCTCACAATGAATGATTGGATTGACAGGAATTATGATTATTTTGAGTTCCTTACTCCTGAAATGCGAAATGCCTCTCTTCAACTTCGGGGTCCTTGTTACCCTGTCATATTTCCTAGTGTAAACG TCTATTGGAGCTGCCAATTTATTGCTCGTCCATCAAACAGTTCGTTGAAGCATTGGCAGCAAATGGGTGGAGTGAATATTAATGAGGACATTATTATAGACAAATCTATTCACAGTTCCATCAATTCTCGGTCAGCTGTCTTAAAG AGATACATGGCCGATATTGGAAAGTCATGGCGAGTGCTGCTTGTTTGTGGAGGAATCGTGCCACTGGCTTTGTCATTGATTTGGCTGCTTCTGATTCGTCATTTTGTTGCTGCAATGCCTTGGATAACAGTGGCCCTCTTTAATATTCTCATAATATCAGTCACAATGTTTTACTACTTGAAAG CTGGATGGATAGGAAATGATGCCATCTCCCCAATCATTGGTGAGCACGATCCGTACATTCGCATAATTGGAAGG GAGTTACATCATCTCCGTGCTGTTGCAGTTCTCATGACCTTTATTATGGTTGTTTCTGTTCTTACATCAATTGCTATAGTTCGCCGCATCCTTATGGCAACATCTGTCCTTAAG GTTGCTGCCAAGGTCATAGGAGAAGCTCAAGCGCTCATAATATTTCCAATAATTCCATATACCATCCTTGGAGTTTTTTACATGATCTGGTTTTCAGCTGCTTTTCACCTGTTCAGTTCTGGTCAAGTAGTCCAGAATAGCTGCAACTCGAACTGCTGTGCCTATGATCTTGCATCAAAACAAGTTAACTGTGATCATTGTTGCGGTTATAGCATTCATTACACTCCTCATATTGGAATTGCTATCCTTTTCCACCTATTTGGGTGTTATTGGGCTACACAGTTTTTCAAAGCAGCCTCTTCAACTGTTATTGCTGGTTCTGTGGCCTCTTACTATTGGGCTCGTGGTGAAACATCA GGTGAAATACCATTTCTTCCGGTCTTTTCCTCTATGAAACGGCTGATGCGCTATAGCCTTGGGTCTGTGGCTCTTGGCTCCCTGATTGTGTCATTTGTGGAATCAATAAGGTTTATGCTCGAGTCAATTCGTCGCCGATTAAAAGTTTCTGGTACCACGCCTAATAACTGGTTCGGAAAGGCTGCATTCTCTACTGCTAGGTTTTGCCTGAGCTGTATTGAGTGGACAATCAAGTCGGTTAATCGCAATGCCTACATTATG ATTGCTATAACAGGCAAAAGCTTCTGCAAGTCTTCTGCAGTTGCTACAGATCTGATCATCAGTAACATCCTTCGGATAGGGAGGGTGAACGTGATTGGAGATGTGATACTATTCCTTGGCAAATTGTGTGTCAGCCTATCAACTGCCCTTTTTGCTTTTCTTATGTTGGATACCCACAGATACAAATCTGCGCATAACAAGATCTCTTCTCCACTGTTTCCAGTGTTG GTTTGCTGGGCCCTTGGTTATGTGGTTGCTACACTTTTCTTTGCTGTGGTGGAGATGTCAATCGATACGATCATTCTTTCATTCTGCCAGGATTCCGAAGAGCACCAAGGGACTGCGCAGTATGCCCCTCCACTTCTCATCGAAACTCTAAATGACGAAAATGAGATGCAGAGACTTACCCAAGGATCCAATGATATACCTTAG
- the LOC133732101 gene encoding uncharacterized protein LOC133732101, with amino-acid sequence MALEFRSHNDDAWYDARLFTEDTGAGLRLRITFANFSDAHDEFVPANDLAALPDLDALRSRVRRLSLQLQDSECSSVDRGLLVCAARSVHPDDRRFFDAFVDGVVHKEHGQEECTCSFVLEWIHGPQVGTLSVVALENICRVRLPAVDEEIDPALTSFVNAVKEKMIENSGEKGGGGDCDNESSSRHRKRHKGSSSQLNKDTSRVRQSLTPSSSSKEIMDNISARDGHDMDIGGLPHMIFVENLEKGISSFTIMEFIYQRLSISCQAFVSPSKQSEVYTRGTIMLNSKKNLDKLSEFLGSPDRIIISSTGRPWVLTEKIPMDGTIRASIETFKRTSQATLECKTLSRNEVKVVMSGTPEYTKAKQLKDLFEEFTNHQCGLHQRLLQEEGKIICG; translated from the exons ATGGCGCTAGAGTTCAGGTCCCACAACGACGACGCCTGGTACGACGCCCGCCTATTCACGGAGGACACCGGCGCCGGTCTCCGCCTCAGAATCACCTTCGCCAACTTCTCCGACGCCCACGACGAGTTCGTCCCCGCCAACGACCTCGCCGCCCTCCCAGACCTCGACGCATTGCGCTCCCGCGTCCGCCGCCTCTCCCTCCAGCTCCAGGACTCCGAGTGCTCCTCCGTCGACAGAGGCCTCCTCGTCTGCGCCGCCCGCTCCGTCCACCCCGACGACCGCCGCTTCTTCGACGCCTTCGTCGACGGG GTTGTGCATAAGGAGCATGGGCAGGAGGAGTGCACATGCAGCTTTGTTCTGGAGTGGATTCACGGCCCGCAAGTTGGGACTCTCAGTGTGGTGGCGCTTGAGAATATTTGCAGAGTCCGGCTGCCGGCGGTGGACGAAGAGATTGACCCGGCGTTGACCTCTTTTGTTAACGCGGTCAAGGAGAAGATGATTGAGAATTCTGGGGAgaaaggtggtggtggtgattgtgACAATGAGTCTAGTAGTAGGCACAGGAAGAGGCACAAGGGAAGCTCTTCTCAGCTGAACAAG gATACAAGCCGTGTCAGGCAATCCTTAACTCCAAGCTCGTCTTCCAAAG AGATAATGGACAATATTTCTGCAAGGGATGGACATGACATGGATATTGGAGGGCTTCCCCATATGATCTTTGTTGAGAATCTTGAGAAGGGGATCTCATCATTTACAATTATGGAATTCATATACCAGCGACTTTCAATATCATGTCAAGCATTTGTTTCTCCAAGTAAGCAATCAGAGGTTTATACAAGAGGAACCATCATGTTGAACAGCAAAAAGAACCTCGACAAGTTATCTGAATTTTTGGGAAGTCCAGATCGCATCATCATCTCGTCAACAGGAAG GCCTTGGGTTCTGACTGAGAAAATTCCCATGGATGGCACAATAAGGGCATCGATTGAAACCTTTAAGCGTACATCTCAG GCAACATTAGAGTGTAAAACTCTAAGTAGGAATGAGGTGAAGGTTGTAATGTCTGGGACTCCAGAATACACTAAAGCAAAGCAGCTGAAGGATTTGTTCGAGGAGTTTACTAATCATCAGTGTGGACTTCATCAGAGGTTACTCCAGGAAGAGGGAAAAATCATATGCGGCTAG